In the genome of Oncorhynchus gorbuscha isolate QuinsamMale2020 ecotype Even-year unplaced genomic scaffold, OgorEven_v1.0 Un_scaffold_28:::fragment_4:::debris, whole genome shotgun sequence, the window CAGGCTCACACAATGTTCATGCTTGTGCATCCCAGAGGCTTTCATCACAAATTCACAAGGTATAAAAATAGAAGGTTTTATATTCTATAGTTATGCTTACAGTAATTATTTTTGTTACAACAAAGGGTGTATTTAGTACTGCAATctggggagagtgtgaaagattTAAAACCAAATATGAAACAatatgctctggataagagcatctgcaaaATGAACAAAATGGAGTGTAAATGGAATATCTTCGGGAAATATGTTGAATAATTAACAATATATCAACAGATATTCCTTTGTATGACTACATTAGACAGTACCTCAAAACAAGTGACCATAAACATGGAGAGAAATAAGAAATGAGTCACCTCTCCTACCTAGCATGTGATTGGCCACGTGGACCTGGATGTCCCATTCGCTGTAGAAGACCATCTGACACTTGATGCACTGGTAGGTCTTCTTCTGAGCAAGAGACCAGGAGGAAAAGACAACACAAGGACACAGGGTTTTATACTATGTCAATGTCACATTCTTACTGAGCACTCTGAGTAGTTCTGAGCACTTCTTTGGCTACAAATCTGAAACTAATTTGTATACTCTGTGATTAATTAACAAGCTCACTGGACAACCAAAAAACTCTGGTAGTTTTTTAATTTGGTAATTTTATAAGATATGTTTTATCATACAGGGGTGGTTTCCCTGACACAGAGGAAGCCTAGTCCAGGAATAAAATGCATGGTCAATAAAGAATCTCCATTAAAATAGCTTTTTAGTGTAGGACTAGGTTGAATCTCTCTCATGTTTATTTACATTGTATTAAAGTCCCTTACCTCCTCAGTCTGTGAGGGGCTGGCCCTGGGCATGGGGGAGATCTGTGGGGTCCTGAGCTGCCCGCTGTTGCagtcccctccctgctccctgtgcACCGTCTGGGCGTGGTTCTGCAGCTCCGCCTCTGACTCAAACTTCACATTGCAGCTGGTACATCGAGTCTTGGCGGCGCttgaggagatagaggaggaggacgaTGACGATGAATGGGCCAGCTTGCCTTTCCCCTCCCCGGGGCTGAGACTCTCCATATGAGCGGTCCATGCTGCTGCAGGCATGGCTGGGGTTGtggctcctccccctccctgctgCTGCCTGCCTCCGTTCATTACCTTGGGGCTGGAGCTCTTTGAGCCAGCGGCACTGACACACGCAGCACACAGCCCGTACGGCAGCCCGTTGATGTCTAGCTTCACCAGGTCAGATTTGGACCGGAACTCCTTCAGGCACGAGGCACACTTGAAGAGCTTCTGGTTTacttggtggtgttgttggtgatgatggtggttgtgggAAGCCAAATTGGTGGTGCGGCCGATGGGGTGGTTGGTGGACATTGTGCCAGTCTTCTGCATGTGGAAGGTGCCGTGAATCTTGAGCTCCAGGGTGGAGGTGACTGTCTGCATGCACACCACACAGCGGAAGCCCGTCAGGGAGTTCCTCAGGTCTGGGTGCATCTGGCAGTGCTCCATGAAGTCCTCCTCGCTCTGCAGGGGCATCTTGCAGATTCGGCAGCTGCCTGTGTCTAGGCTCTTGCTGTGGGTGACCTTGTGCTCGGTCAGTGTGAGCAGCGAGGGGAAACGCTCTCCGCAGATGGGACACATGTAGTGCTTGACGGGTCCCAGGTGGGTTTGcatgtgttccctcagacctgCCTCTGAGAAGAAGGTGCGTTGGCAAACGTTACACTTGTGGGTGCCCTTGATCATGTCTGACTTCCTCTTCGCCATGGCGCTCTCACCCGGGCGGATGTTGTGGTCTCGGAGTTGGTGGTTGGTGAGGAGGGAGTCCATTGTGTACGATGCCCCGCAGATGTCGCACCCGAACAAGGGGTCAGCGGTGTccacctcctcctcactcccATCATGGTTGTTTGGGGACTCCAACACGCCCCCTGATCCTGCCACCGCTACACCATGGCTGTTGGTCAACAGACCCTGTAGCTCTGCGTCGTCCTTGGTCACCAGGTGGTGGTCCACTCCTCCGGTGGTCGATCCATTGGCGCCACAGTTCTGGGCCTTTCCCTCAAACACACAGTGCTTCTCCCTCAGGTGCTTCTCCAGAAGTACGATGGCTTGGAAGGCTTTGCTGCAGAAGCGGCAGTTATACTTCTTGCTGTGGGTGGTGATGTGGCACTGCAGCTCCACCTCCGTGCCGAAGGACTCCCCGCAGAAGATGCAGCGGTGGGCCCGGCCCTGGTTCTCCAGGTGGCTGTGCTTGACATGCAGCTGCAGGTCGGCCTCGTGCCTGAAGTCCCAGTTACATGAGGTACAGCGGTACACCTTTTTCTCGTTGCTGTGCTTGACGGCAAGGTGGAGCTGAGTGGACACCTTGGAGTCAAACACTTCCTGGCACAGGGTGCAGCGGAAGAACACGAACGTGTGCATTTCCAGCAGGTGTTTCTGCAGGTCGTCCACTGAGGTGAACTGCTTGTCGCAGCTCTCGCAGATGTAGTAGGTAGAGGTGATGGTAAAGTGGACTGTCACATGCTTCAGCAGGGACTCCTGGTTGGGGAAGTCCTTGCTGCACTGGGGGCAGGTGAGCTGGGGCTGTATCCCGTCCAGGTGAGTTTTCAGGTGGGTCTGGAACAGGTCCAGGCTGATGTACTTGGCCCCACACTGGTTGCAGATGAACTCGCTAATGCCACGATTGCCACGAGAGGAGGAACCATGAAGGAAAGATTGATCAATCGATATGGGTGAGGAAGGGCTGAGGGTCCGCAGAGACTTCTTTCCATTGTTGATGTAGTTCAGTGCCAGCGGAATGTTCTTGTGGTTTTCTTTGATGTGCTTGTTCAGCTTCAGAACACTGTTGAAGATTGGCGAGTTGGTGCAGTAGGAGCAGGAGTACACCTCCATGACGGGCTCCTTGGGGGTCACTGCCAAGGGGGAGTCGAAACGCAGGCTGCCCGCCTCGCAGTGGGTCTGACGGACGTGCTCTTCCAGCGTGGCTTCGGTCAGGAACCCCATAAAGCACTGGGGACAGAAGAAGGCATTGCTCTCCTTGGCCACAGGGCTGGGGAAGCTGTGGGAGCAGCGGATGTGTTCTTGAAGAGCGTTGAGGTTGCTCAGCACCTCAGTGCAGAAGTTACACTGGAGCAAGGCGTCGGGCAAGCTGGCCACCAGGGCGGCATGGTCCTCGGCGTTGTGCACCTGCTTTAGGTGCTCACTCAGGTTGAACAGGGAGGGCAGCAACTCCAGGCAGAACTGGCAGGTGTGTGCCTGCTCAGGTTTGTCAAGGTGCATGGTCCGCAGGTGTATCTGAAGTACGGCCAGGCTATTGAACACCTGCTTGTTGCAGTAGATGCAGCTGTAGGAGATCTTGGGCTGCTTGGAGGAGCGTCCCCCGACGTCATGTGGGGTGTGCTGGGcagccctcttcctcctcccccggGTCTTGGGCACAGGTGGGGCGGCCTCCACCATGGTGGAGCTGTCGACGGAGAGGTTGGAGTCCGGGGTGGTGCTGGAGACGGAGGTGTAGCCCACAGTGAGCAGGGAAGGGCTGTTGCTGTGGTTACTGGACTCAGGGAGTTGGTGGATGTCCATGTGGGCATAGAGGTCCTCCACGGAGAGGAAGTGCTCGGAGCAGACGGCGCAGCAGTGACCTTTGCGGTCATGGCTGTGGGCCTGGTCAATGTGGGTCAGCAGGATGCCCTCATCGCTGAAGGGCTCGTGGCAGTAGATGCACTGCAGGGCACCACACAGGCCCCCGTCCTCTGATGGAGAGCACTCAGGGTGGCACTCAGCGATGTGCCTCTGCAACTCCTCAGGGACGTCAAAGCCCTCCTCACAGCGGCTGCACTTCCTTGTCTCCTTCAGCTTCCATTCCTCCTTGGAGAATCCACTGCCTGACCCCCTGCTGCTGCTGTCTTTGCCCCGCTCGTGTACCTGCATGTGTCCGTGgagggagctggaggagaggaagccCCGGCGGCACACAGGGCACTTGTGGGGCTTGTTGGAGGCGTGGGTCTTCATATGGATCTTGAGGTGGTCGCTGCGTGAGAAGGCCGAGTCGCATTCGCCACAATGATATTTCTTGTCGCCGGTGTGCAGCTTGACATGCCGGTCGCGGCTGCGCTTGTGCTTGAACAGGCGGCTGCAGAAGGTGCAACTGAAGGGGAGCTTGTCACCGTGGCTCTGCTCGTGGCGCTTGAGGAAGCTCAGACGGCTAAAGGACTTGTCACAGAACTGGCACGGGTACGGTAGGCCGGGGCCCCCTTCATCCTCGCCAAAATCATAGTCTTCGCAGTGGCCAGGGGAAGTCTGGTCTTTACTGGATGGAGATGATGCAGGCCAAGAACAGGATGGGTCATCATCGAGATCAACACCGTCTATACATAGATACAGGtacatagagagaagagagagagagagagcgggaggggggagagagagggagagagaggtaagagaaagtGGGGaacaagagggagagggagagagaggtgttttgTCTGATTGCATTAGGAACTCATTTGTCTCAGCTCTGTTAAATAGTAAAGGTTGGCTGCTGTGGCATTAGTCATTGTGGTAATTGCAAGGTAGCTAAGTATGAGTTTACATTCCTTTGTTACTTTGACATTTTTTCTCATGTTACTGCATTATGCTTGACTCTCACAGGAAACAATGCCTCATCTTAGGAGTTATCTAAAATTGTACATTTCAACCTGCTTTTAAAGTATAATTACAGGTAAGGAAAGAAAAATGAAAGTGCTTTTACCACAATTAACCTTGTATGGGGCCATGTAATGGCTTAGCCCACCGTGACTCACAATGCAAACTCTCTGACATTTAAACCCCAACACAAGGCAATGGGGAGCTTCAAGATGTAAGCCCCACATGAGGTAAATTAGGACATGTTTATTATTCTTTAGC includes:
- the LOC124017588 gene encoding zinc finger protein 521-like isoform X2; this translates as MYLYLCIDGVDLDDDPSCSWPASSPSSKDQTSPGHCEDYDFGEDEGGPGLPYPCQFCDKSFSRLSFLKRHEQSHGDKLPFSCTFCSRLFKHKRSRDRHVKLHTGDKKYHCGECDSAFSRSDHLKIHMKTHASNKPHKCPVCRRGFLSSSSLHGHMQVHERGKDSSSRGSGSGFSKEEWKLKETRKCSRCEEGFDVPEELQRHIAECHPECSPSEDGGLCGALQCIYCHEPFSDEGILLTHIDQAHSHDRKGHCCAVCSEHFLSVEDLYAHMDIHQLPESSNHSNSPSLLTVGYTSVSSTTPDSNLSVDSSTMVEAAPPVPKTRGRRKRAAQHTPHDVGGRSSKQPKISYSCIYCNKQVFNSLAVLQIHLRTMHLDKPEQAHTCQFCLELLPSLFNLSEHLKQVHNAEDHAALVASLPDALLQCNFCTEVLSNLNALQEHIRCSHSFPSPVAKESNAFFCPQCFMGFLTEATLEEHVRQTHCEAGSLRFDSPLAVTPKEPVMEVYSCSYCTNSPIFNSVLKLNKHIKENHKNIPLALNYINNGKKSLRTLSPSSPISIDQSFLHGSSSRGNRGISEFICNQCGAKYISLDLFQTHLKTHLDGIQPQLTCPQCSKDFPNQESLLKHVTVHFTITSTYYICESCDKQFTSVDDLQKHLLEMHTFVFFRCTLCQEVFDSKVSTQLHLAVKHSNEKKVYRCTSCNWDFRHEADLQLHVKHSHLENQGRAHRCIFCGESFGTEVELQCHITTHSKKYNCRFCSKAFQAIVLLEKHLREKHCVFEGKAQNCGANGSTTGGVDHHLVTKDDAELQGLLTNSHGVAVAGSGGVLESPNNHDGSEEEVDTADPLFGCDICGASYTMDSLLTNHQLRDHNIRPGESAMAKRKSDMIKGTHKCNVCQRTFFSEAGLREHMQTHLGPVKHYMCPICGERFPSLLTLTEHKVTHSKSLDTGSCRICKMPLQSEEDFMEHCQMHPDLRNSLTGFRCVVCMQTVTSTLELKIHGTFHMQKTGTMSTNHPIGRTTNLASHNHHHHQQHHQVNQKLFKCASCLKEFRSKSDLVKLDINGLPYGLCAACVSAAGSKSSSPKVMNGGRQQQGGGGATTPAMPAAAWTAHMESLSPGEGKGKLAHSSSSSSSSISSSAAKTRCTSCNVKFESEAELQNHAQTVHREQGGDCNSGQLRTPQISPMPRASPSQTEEKTYQCIKCQMVFYSEWDIQVHVANHMLGRREEGLNHECKLCSQSFDSPAKLQCHLIEHSFEGMGGTFKCPVCFTVFVQASKLQQHIFSAHGQEDKIYDCSPCPQKFFFQTELQNHTLTQHSS
- the LOC124017588 gene encoding zinc finger protein 521-like isoform X4, which gives rise to MYLYLCIDGVDLDDDPSCSWPASSPSSKDQTSPGHCEDYDFGEDEGGPGLPYPCQFCDKSFSRLSFLKRHEQSHGDKLPFSCTFCSRLFKHKRSRDRHVKLHTGDKKYHCGECDSAFSRSDHLKIHMKTHASNKPHKCPVCRRGFLSSSSLHGHMQVHERGKDSSSRGSGSGFSKEEWKLKETRKCSRCEEGFDVPEELQRHIAECHPECSPSEDGGLCGALQCIYCHEPFSDEGILLTHIDQAHSHDRKGHCCAVCSEHFLSVEDLYAHMDIHQLPESSNHSNSPSLLTVGYTSVSSTTPDSNLSVDSSTMVEAAPPVPKTRGRRKRAAQHTPHDVGGRSSKQPKISYSCIYCNKQVFNSLAVLQIHLRTMHLDKPEQAHTCQFCLELLPSLFNLSEHLKQVHNAEDHAALVASLPDALLQCNFCTEVLSNLNALQEHIRCSHSFPSPVAKESNAFFCPQCFMGFLTEATLEEHVRQTHCEAGSLRFDSPLAVTPKEPVMEVYSCSYCTNSPIFNSVLKLNKHIKENHKNIPLALNYINNGKKSLRTLSPSSPISIDQSFLHGSSSRGNRGISEFICNQCGAKYISLDLFQTHLKTHLDGIQPQLTCPQCSKDFPNQESLLKHVTVHFTITSTYYICESCDKQFTSVDDLQKHLLEMHTFVFFRCTLCQEVFDSKVSTQLHLAVKHSNEKKVYRCTSCNWDFRHEADLQLHVKHSHLENQGRAHRCIFCGESFGTEVELQCHITTHSKKYNCRFCSKAFQAIVLLEKHLREKHCVFEGKAQNCGANGSTTGGVDHHLVTKDDAELQGLLTNSHGVAVAGSGGVLESPNNHDGSEEEVDTADPLFGCDICGASYTMDSLLTNHQLRDHNIRPGESAMAKRKSDMIKGTHKCNVCQRTFFSEAGLREHMQTHLGPVKHYMCPICGERFPSLLTLTEHKVTHSKSLDTGSCRICKMPLQSEEDFMEHCQMHPDLRNSLTGFRCVVCMQTVTSTLELKIHGTFHMQKTGTMSTNHPIGRTTNLASHNHHHHQQHHQVNQKLFKCASCLKEFRSKSDLVKLDINGLPYGLCAACVSAAGSKSSSPKVMNGGRQQQGGGGATTPAMPAAAWTAHMESLSPGEGKGKLAHSSSSSSSSISSSAAKTRCTSCNVKFESEAELQNHAQTVHREQGGDCNSGQLRTPQISPMPRASPSQTEEKTYQCIKCQMVFYSEWDIQVHVANHMLEEGLNHECKLCSQSFDSPAKLQCHLIEHSFEGMGGTFKCPVCFTVFVQASKLQQHIFSAHGQEDKIYDCSPCPQKFFFQTELQNHTLTQHSS
- the LOC124017588 gene encoding zinc finger protein 521-like isoform X1 — its product is MYLYLCIDGVDLDDDPSCSWPASSPSSKDQTSPGHCEDYDFGEDEGGPGLPYPCQFCDKSFSRLSFLKRHEQSHGDKLPFSCTFCSRLFKHKRSRDRHVKLHTGDKKYHCGECDSAFSRSDHLKIHMKTHASNKPHKCPVCRRGFLSSSSLHGHMQVHERGKDSSSRGSGSGFSKEEWKLKETRKCSRCEEGFDVPEELQRHIAECHPECSPSEDGGLCGALQCIYCHEPFSDEGILLTHIDQAHSHDRKGHCCAVCSEHFLSVEDLYAHMDIHQLPESSNHSNSPSLLTVGYTSVSSTTPDSNLSVDSSTMVEAAPPVPKTRGRRKRAAQHTPHDVGGRSSKQPKISYSCIYCNKQVFNSLAVLQIHLRTMHLDKPEQAHTCQFCLELLPSLFNLSEHLKQVHNAEDHAALVASLPDALLQCNFCTEVLSNLNALQEHIRCSHSFPSPVAKESNAFFCPQCFMGFLTEATLEEHVRQTHCEAGSLRFDSPLAVTPKEPVMEVYSCSYCTNSPIFNSVLKLNKHIKENHKNIPLALNYINNGKKSLRTLSPSSPISIDQSFLHGSSSRGNRGISEFICNQCGAKYISLDLFQTHLKTHLDGIQPQLTCPQCSKDFPNQESLLKHVTVHFTITSTYYICESCDKQFTSVDDLQKHLLEMHTFVFFRCTLCQEVFDSKVSTQLHLAVKHSNEKKVYRCTSCNWDFRHEADLQLHVKHSHLENQGRAHRCIFCGESFGTEVELQCHITTHSKKYNCRFCSKAFQAIVLLEKHLREKHCVFEGKAQNCGANGSTTGGVDHHLVTKDDAELQGLLTNSHGVAVAGSGGVLESPNNHDGSEEEVDTADPLFGCDICGASYTMDSLLTNHQLRDHNIRPGESAMAKRKSDMIKGTHKCNVCQRTFFSEAGLREHMQTHLGPVKHYMCPICGERFPSLLTLTEHKVTHSKSLDTGSCRICKMPLQSEEDFMEHCQMHPDLRNSLTGFRCVVCMQTVTSTLELKIHGTFHMQKTGTMSTNHPIGRTTNLASHNHHHHQQHHQVNQKLFKCASCLKEFRSKSDLVKLDINGLPYGLCAACVSAAGSKSSSPKVMNGGRQQQGGGGATTPAMPAAAWTAHMESLSPGEGKGKLAHSSSSSSSSISSSAAKTRCTSCNVKFESEAELQNHAQTVHREQGGDCNSGQLRTPQISPMPRASPSQTEEKKTYQCIKCQMVFYSEWDIQVHVANHMLGRREEGLNHECKLCSQSFDSPAKLQCHLIEHSFEGMGGTFKCPVCFTVFVQASKLQQHIFSAHGQEDKIYDCSPCPQKFFFQTELQNHTLTQHSS
- the LOC124017588 gene encoding zinc finger protein 521-like isoform X5, with protein sequence MYLYLCIDGVDLDDDPSCSWPASSPSSKDQTSPGHCEDYDFGEDEGGPGLPYPCQFCDKSFSRLSFLKRHEQSHGDKLPFSCTFCSRLFKHKRSRDRHVKLHTGDKKYHCGECDSAFSRSDHLKIHMKTHASNKPHKCPVCRRGFLSSSSLHGHMQVHERGKDSSSRGSGSGFSKEEWKLKETRKCSRCEEGFDVPEELQRHIAECHPECSPSEDGGLCGALQCIYCHEPFSDEGILLTHIDQAHSHDRKGHCCAVCSEHFLSVEDLYAHMDIHQLPESSNHSNSPSLLTVGYTSVSSTTPDSNLSVDSSTMVEAAPPVPKTRGRRKRAAQHTPHDVGGRSSKQPKISYSCIYCNKQVFNSLAVLQIHLRTMHLDKPEQAHTCQFCLELLPSLFNLSEHLKQVHNAEDHAALVASLPDALLQCNFCTEVLSNLNALQEHIRCSHSFPSPVAKESNAFFCPQCFMGFLTEATLEEHVRQTHCEAGSLRFDSPLAVTPKEPVMEVYSCSYCTNSPIFNSVLKLNKHIKENHKNIPLALNYINNGKKSLRTLSPSSPISIDQSFLHGSSSRGNRGISEFICNQCGAKYISLDLFQTHLKTHLDGIQPQLTCPQCSKDFPNQESLLKHVTVHFTITSTYYICESCDKQFTSVDDLQKHLLEMHTFVFFRCTLCQEVFDSKVSTQLHLAVKHSNEKKVYRCTSCNWDFRHEADLQLHVKHSHLENQGRAHRCIFCGESFGTEVELQCHITTHSKKYNCRFCSKAFQAIVLLEKHLREKHCVFEGKAQNCGANGSTTGGVDHHLVTKDDAELQGLLTNSHGVAVAGSGGVLESPNNHDGSEEEVDTADPLFGCDICGASYTMDSLLTNHQLRDHNIRPGESAMAKRKSDMIKGTHKCNVCQRTFFSEAGLREHMQTHLGPVKHYMCPICGERFPSLLTLTEHKVTHSKSLDTGSCRICKMPLQSEEDFMEHCQMHPDLRNSLTGFRCVVCMQTVTSTLELKIHGTFHMQKTGTMSTNHPIGRTTNLASHNHHHHQQHHQVNQKLFKCASCLKEFRSKSDLVKLDINGLPYGLCAACVSAAGSKSSSPKVMNGGRQQQGGGGATTPAMPAAAWTAHMESLSPGEGKGKLAHSSSSSSSSISSSAAKTRCTSCNVKFESEAELQNHAQTVHREQGGDCNSGQLRTPQISPMPRASPSQTEEKKTYQCIKCQMVFYSEWDIQVHVANHMLEGLNHECKLCSQSFDSPAKLQCHLIEHSFEGMGGTFKCPVCFTVFVQASKLQQHIFSAHGQEDKIYDCSPCPQKFFFQTELQNHTLTQHSS
- the LOC124017588 gene encoding zinc finger protein 521-like isoform X3 — its product is MYLYLCIDGVDLDDDPSCSWPASSPSSKDQTSPGHCEDYDFGEDEGGPGLPYPCQFCDKSFSRLSFLKRHEQSHGDKLPFSCTFCSRLFKHKRSRDRHVKLHTGDKKYHCGECDSAFSRSDHLKIHMKTHASNKPHKCPVCRRGFLSSSSLHGHMQVHERGKDSSSRGSGSGFSKEEWKLKETRKCSRCEEGFDVPEELQRHIAECHPECSPSEDGGLCGALQCIYCHEPFSDEGILLTHIDQAHSHDRKGHCCAVCSEHFLSVEDLYAHMDIHQLPESSNHSNSPSLLTVGYTSVSSTTPDSNLSVDSSTMVEAAPPVPKTRGRRKRAAQHTPHDVGGRSSKQPKISYSCIYCNKQVFNSLAVLQIHLRTMHLDKPEQAHTCQFCLELLPSLFNLSEHLKQVHNAEDHAALVASLPDALLQCNFCTEVLSNLNALQEHIRCSHSFPSPVAKESNAFFCPQCFMGFLTEATLEEHVRQTHCEAGSLRFDSPLAVTPKEPVMEVYSCSYCTNSPIFNSVLKLNKHIKENHKNIPLALNYINNGKKSLRTLSPSSPISIDQSFLHGSSSRGNRGISEFICNQCGAKYISLDLFQTHLKTHLDGIQPQLTCPQCSKDFPNQESLLKHVTVHFTITSTYYICESCDKQFTSVDDLQKHLLEMHTFVFFRCTLCQEVFDSKVSTQLHLAVKHSNEKKVYRCTSCNWDFRHEADLQLHVKHSHLENQGRAHRCIFCGESFGTEVELQCHITTHSKKYNCRFCSKAFQAIVLLEKHLREKHCVFEGKAQNCGANGSTTGGVDHHLVTKDDAELQGLLTNSHGVAVAGSGGVLESPNNHDGSEEEVDTADPLFGCDICGASYTMDSLLTNHQLRDHNIRPGESAMAKRKSDMIKGTHKCNVCQRTFFSEAGLREHMQTHLGPVKHYMCPICGERFPSLLTLTEHKVTHSKSLDTGSCRICKMPLQSEEDFMEHCQMHPDLRNSLTGFRCVVCMQTVTSTLELKIHGTFHMQKTGTMSTNHPIGRTTNLASHNHHHHQQHHQVNQKLFKCASCLKEFRSKSDLVKLDINGLPYGLCAACVSAAGSKSSSPKVMNGGRQQQGGGGATTPAMPAAAWTAHMESLSPGEGKGKLAHSSSSSSSSISSSAAKTRCTSCNVKFESEAELQNHAQTVHREQGGDCNSGQLRTPQISPMPRASPSQTEEKKTYQCIKCQMVFYSEWDIQVHVANHMLEEGLNHECKLCSQSFDSPAKLQCHLIEHSFEGMGGTFKCPVCFTVFVQASKLQQHIFSAHGQEDKIYDCSPCPQKFFFQTELQNHTLTQHSS
- the LOC124017588 gene encoding zinc finger protein 521-like isoform X6: MYLYLCIDGVDLDDDPSCSWPASSPSSKDQTSPGHCEDYDFGEDEGGPGLPYPCQFCDKSFSRLSFLKRHEQSHGDKLPFSCTFCSRLFKHKRSRDRHVKLHTGDKKYHCGECDSAFSRSDHLKIHMKTHASNKPHKCPVCRRGFLSSSSLHGHMQVHERGKDSSSRGSGSGFSKEEWKLKETRKCSRCEEGFDVPEELQRHIAECHPECSPSEDGGLCGALQCIYCHEPFSDEGILLTHIDQAHSHDRKGHCCAVCSEHFLSVEDLYAHMDIHQLPESSNHSNSPSLLTVGYTSVSSTTPDSNLSVDSSTMVEAAPPVPKTRGRRKRAAQHTPHDVGGRSSKQPKISYSCIYCNKQVFNSLAVLQIHLRTMHLDKPEQAHTCQFCLELLPSLFNLSEHLKQVHNAEDHAALVASLPDALLQCNFCTEVLSNLNALQEHIRCSHSFPSPVAKESNAFFCPQCFMGFLTEATLEEHVRQTHCEAGSLRFDSPLAVTPKEPVMEVYSCSYCTNSPIFNSVLKLNKHIKENHKNIPLALNYINNGKKSLRTLSPSSPISIDQSFLHGSSSRGNRGISEFICNQCGAKYISLDLFQTHLKTHLDGIQPQLTCPQCSKDFPNQESLLKHVTVHFTITSTYYICESCDKQFTSVDDLQKHLLEMHTFVFFRCTLCQEVFDSKVSTQLHLAVKHSNEKKVYRCTSCNWDFRHEADLQLHVKHSHLENQGRAHRCIFCGESFGTEVELQCHITTHSKKYNCRFCSKAFQAIVLLEKHLREKHCVFEGKAQNCGANGSTTGGVDHHLVTKDDAELQGLLTNSHGVAVAGSGGVLESPNNHDGSEEEVDTADPLFGCDICGASYTMDSLLTNHQLRDHNIRPGESAMAKRKSDMIKGTHKCNVCQRTFFSEAGLREHMQTHLGPVKHYMCPICGERFPSLLTLTEHKVTHSKSLDTGSCRICKMPLQSEEDFMEHCQMHPDLRNSLTGFRCVVCMQTVTSTLELKIHGTFHMQKTGTMSTNHPIGRTTNLASHNHHHHQQHHQVNQKLFKCASCLKEFRSKSDLVKLDINGLPYGLCAACVSAAGSKSSSPKVMNGGRQQQGGGGATTPAMPAAAWTAHMESLSPGEGKGKLAHSSSSSSSSISSSAAKTRCTSCNVKFESEAELQNHAQTVHREQGGDCNSGQLRTPQISPMPRASPSQTEEKTYQCIKCQMVFYSEWDIQVHVANHMLEGLNHECKLCSQSFDSPAKLQCHLIEHSFEGMGGTFKCPVCFTVFVQASKLQQHIFSAHGQEDKIYDCSPCPQKFFFQTELQNHTLTQHSS